The Rhododendron vialii isolate Sample 1 chromosome 8a, ASM3025357v1 genome has a window encoding:
- the LOC131298549 gene encoding uncharacterized protein LOC131298549, whose product MECEQAFQDLKKYLAKAPLLLTPEPGFSGRISTWFVELRQYDIDSQPRAAIKGQVLADFVGKFSHAMMPQPPMRKEEATGIAAKKGKAPAEQDPLEWKLFIDGSACNTGSGIGVVLFPHAEVMLELFVRLGFSASNNVAEYEALLAGLRSAKTLKVKRIMVYCDSQLMVNQLSKEYEARNEKMAAYIEAAKDLLDTFEKVYVEQISFVHAHVDSLAWLATAVPTEFKRKVAVDYLSEPSIGRSLELVLDVNQGPSWMDPIVEYLRDETLPFDKKEAHKIKTKFARFWLFLNGKLYRKSITGPYLLCVHPEMVQKFLHEIHEETCGSHTGGRSKARRAITQGYWWPHMQEDAKVYTRLDKAKGKWPDELPLVLWAHRAMLRRSTGETPYSLVYGTEAVIPLKVGLPTNKTALVESGGNNRALAIELDLAEERRGEKGPWEQGIDMNALIAKYENT is encoded by the exons ATGGAGTGCGAGCAGGCTTTCCAGGATTTGAAGAAGTATTTGGCAAAAGCCCCACTTCTATTAACCccagagccag GCTTCTCAGGTCGAATCTCAACATGGTTCGTCGAGTTAAGACAATACGACATTGACTCTCAGCCACGCGCTGCAATCaagggccaagtgttggctgattttgtgggaAAATTTTCACATGCAATGATGCCCCAGCCTCCTATGAGAAAGGAGGAGGCAACTGGGATAGCTGCCAAGAAGGGGAAAGCACCAGCCGAGCAGGATCCCCTAGAATGGAAGTTGTTtattgacggatcagcatgtaacactggttcaggaattggggttgtgctCTTTCCGCATGCAGAAGTAATGCTCGAGCTGTTTGTTCGATTGGGTTTCAGTGCTTCCAATAATGTagcggagtacgaggcactcttggcaggtttgaggagtgcaaagaccTTAAAGGTAAAAAGAATAATGGTGTACTGTGACTCACAGCTTATGGTGAACCAGTTGTCCAAAGAATATGAAGCCCGAAATGAGAAGATGGCAGCCTACATAGAAGCTGCCAAGGATCTACTTGACACTTTTGAGAAAGTATACGTTGAGCAAATAAGTTTTGTGCATGCCCATGTAGATTCACTGGCTTGGCTAGCCACAGCTGTGCCAACCgagtttaaaaggaaggtggcTGTGGACTATCTTAGTGAGCCTAGTATTGGAAGAAGTTTGGAGttggtcttggatgtgaaccaaggtccaagttggatggatccaatcgTGGAGtatttacgagatgaaacactcccctTTGATAAGAAGGAAGctcataaaataaaaaccaaatttGCAAGGTTTTGGCTGTTCCTAAACGGAAAGTTGTATAGGAAGTCCATTACAGGTCCCTAtctgctttgtgtgcatcctgagatggtgcaaaaattccttCACGAAATTCATGAGGAGACTTGTGGGAGCCATACAGGGGGTAGATCCAAAGCCCGTCGAGCGAtaacccaagggtattggtggccacaTATGCAGGAAGATGCTAAAGTTTac acaaggttggataaggcaaagggaaAGTGGCCCGATGAGCTACCACTGGTCCTGTGGGCGCACCGAGCAATGCtaaggaggtctacgggagagaccccttaTTCTTTGGTATATGGAACAGAAGCAGTCATACCATTAAAAgttggtctgccgaccaacaagacggcattggttgaaagtgggggaAATAACAGGGCCCTGGCAATTGAGCtggaccttgccgaggagaggagaggagagaaagggccctG GGAGCAGGGAATAGACATGAATGCACTG ATTgctaagtatgaaaacacttag